In Synechocystis sp. PCC 6714, the following are encoded in one genomic region:
- a CDS encoding c-type cytochrome — translation MKIVKIMAYALVVIIFVVFSSFLTSVNAKTVSTIRLPAVCNAKLSPLALTWQLPQDVEGELKQTNFNVVQRAVDSFAWQEFIALNWPALDGDRGAPDKNLTINAPGPRVWETWKETSEVYLPNGAVPKPWNNNESLPNSLKGDGKTKILFRQSKVDEVLNDDFQPTKADGALPGTLTDQWGNVVRYEIRMNKVLFDYVVENKLYNPEQQALLPEIDAPDGSILIKAAWREINPEESGRFHNVPAYVQDLTTGEYQLRQVGLVGFHIMYKTPSAPQWIWSTYEQVDNVPGLSHSGYPNTVFSFHGDRCVNCLTNQQTVPGIPNQVTRRIPIPDQDPDCSQPTRAVDNIAELNRLVQRGLEDSVWSHYQLINAQWATPKPPTDKSPDTVFKVLPALLGNTTMETYIQETSSCMGCHSIARSSNVKKFASADFSFTFADALPTQIDPQIISPPSQPITTWDNQHWNSILRGYQLATQTYEEMPEFVPTAQLHCASCHLSAGANPKASSWFGMMKKYQYPETINLQKRINLCFEHSLNGKPLPITADSPNFQAFISYMQWLDEQAEVLNIDLPKTPYPPIAKLTGNPNQGKAIFEQKCAFCHGASGQGRYGSGTYYRPALWGNHSFNRRAGMARISTLAEFIHGNMPYQFDGVLTDQEAWDLASYIDAQVRPD, via the coding sequence GTGAAAATAGTAAAAATTATGGCCTATGCCCTGGTTGTTATTATTTTTGTGGTGTTTTCTTCCTTTCTAACTTCCGTTAATGCTAAGACCGTTAGCACTATTCGTTTGCCCGCTGTTTGCAATGCCAAATTATCTCCCCTGGCCCTGACTTGGCAATTACCGCAGGATGTGGAAGGGGAACTTAAACAAACTAATTTCAATGTTGTGCAACGGGCGGTGGATAGCTTTGCCTGGCAGGAATTCATTGCCCTGAACTGGCCGGCCCTAGACGGCGATCGGGGAGCCCCAGATAAAAATTTAACTATCAATGCTCCCGGGCCAAGGGTATGGGAAACCTGGAAAGAAACCAGCGAAGTTTACTTACCCAATGGTGCAGTGCCAAAACCATGGAATAACAATGAATCGTTACCCAATAGTTTAAAAGGGGATGGAAAAACCAAAATTCTATTTCGCCAAAGCAAAGTAGACGAAGTGCTCAACGACGACTTTCAACCCACCAAAGCTGATGGGGCATTGCCAGGGACTTTGACCGATCAGTGGGGCAATGTTGTGCGCTACGAAATTCGCATGAATAAGGTCTTATTTGATTATGTGGTGGAAAATAAACTTTATAACCCGGAACAACAGGCCCTTTTGCCTGAAATTGATGCCCCCGATGGCTCTATTTTGATCAAGGCCGCTTGGCGGGAAATTAACCCCGAAGAATCCGGTCGTTTCCACAATGTACCGGCCTACGTGCAGGATTTAACTACGGGGGAATATCAACTGCGCCAGGTGGGTTTGGTAGGTTTTCACATTATGTATAAAACCCCCAGCGCTCCCCAGTGGATTTGGTCCACCTATGAGCAGGTCGATAATGTTCCCGGTTTAAGCCACAGTGGTTATCCCAATACAGTCTTTTCTTTCCATGGCGATCGGTGTGTTAATTGTTTGACCAACCAACAAACGGTTCCTGGCATTCCCAACCAAGTTACCCGCCGAATCCCCATCCCCGACCAAGACCCCGATTGTAGTCAACCCACTAGGGCGGTGGATAACATTGCCGAGCTCAACCGCCTTGTGCAAAGAGGACTGGAGGATTCCGTTTGGAGCCATTACCAATTAATTAATGCCCAATGGGCCACTCCTAAACCGCCAACGGATAAAAGCCCCGATACTGTGTTTAAGGTTCTGCCGGCTTTGCTGGGTAATACCACCATGGAAACCTATATTCAGGAAACTTCCTCCTGTATGGGCTGTCACTCCATTGCCCGGAGCAGCAACGTGAAAAAATTTGCCTCGGCGGATTTTAGTTTTACCTTTGCCGATGCCCTCCCAACCCAAATTGATCCGCAAATCATTTCCCCTCCTAGTCAACCCATTACTACTTGGGATAATCAGCATTGGAACAGTATTCTGCGGGGTTACCAATTAGCAACCCAAACCTATGAGGAAATGCCAGAATTCGTTCCCACTGCCCAGCTCCATTGCGCCAGTTGCCATCTCAGTGCCGGAGCTAATCCAAAAGCATCTTCCTGGTTTGGCATGATGAAAAAATATCAATACCCAGAAACCATAAATCTCCAAAAACGGATCAATCTTTGTTTCGAGCATAGCCTCAACGGCAAACCATTGCCCATCACTGCTGATAGTCCCAATTTCCAAGCTTTTATCAGCTATATGCAGTGGTTGGATGAACAAGCGGAGGTGCTGAACATAGATTTACCCAAAACCCCCTATCCTCCCATTGCAAAACTGACGGGAAATCCAAATCAGGGCAAGGCGATCTTTGAGCAAAAATGTGCCTTTTGCCATGGTGCATCGGGACAGGGTCGCTATGGCAGTGGCACCTATTATCGGCCAGCCCTATGGGGGAACCATTCTTTTAACCGCAGGGCGGGGATGGCCAGAATTAGCACGTTGGCGGAATTCATTCACGGCAATATGCCCTATCAATTTGACGGGGTTTTGACTGACCAAGAAGCTTGGGATTTAGCCAGCTACATTGACGCCCAGGTTAGGCCAGACTGA